From Micromonospora sp. NBC_01699, a single genomic window includes:
- the glpK gene encoding glycerol kinase GlpK, with amino-acid sequence MTEQYVAAIDQGTTSSRCMVFDATGTPISVAQREHRQYFPQPGWVEHDAEEIWDNVEWTIREALAGAAIGPERLAAIGITNQRETTLVWDRATGRPVANAIVWQDTRTVPLLRRLDQTYGEHRFRARTGLPLATYFAGPKLMWLLAEVDGLRERAERGEVLFGTMETWLIWKLTGEHVTDVTNASRTLLMDLRTLDWDPQILDLMGIPSAMLPQIRSSAEIYGTATGVLDGVPVASALGDQQAALFGQTCFEPGEAKCTYGTGSFLLLNTGTEPVVSGHGLLTTVGYQIGTQPATYALEGAIAVTGSLVQWLRDNLGLISAASEVEELARSVDDNGGCYVVPAFSGLFAPHWRSDARGVIAGLTGYITKGHLARAVLEASAWQTREVVDAMNADSAVPLHRLRVDGGMTGNELLMQFLADVLDVPVIRPAVTETTCLGAAYAAGLAVGFWPDLETLRAQWRQDAQWQPAMDPDHRNRELRNWRKAVERTLNWTDD; translated from the coding sequence GTGACCGAGCAGTATGTCGCCGCCATCGACCAGGGCACCACCTCCTCCCGGTGCATGGTCTTCGACGCCACCGGCACCCCGATCTCGGTGGCGCAGCGCGAGCACCGGCAGTATTTCCCGCAGCCCGGCTGGGTCGAGCACGACGCCGAGGAGATCTGGGACAACGTCGAGTGGACGATCCGGGAGGCGCTGGCCGGCGCCGCGATCGGCCCCGAGCGGCTGGCCGCGATCGGCATCACCAACCAGCGCGAAACCACCCTGGTCTGGGACCGGGCCACCGGTCGACCGGTGGCGAACGCCATCGTCTGGCAGGACACCCGTACCGTCCCACTGCTGCGTCGACTCGACCAGACGTACGGCGAGCACCGGTTCCGGGCCCGTACCGGGCTGCCGCTGGCCACGTACTTCGCCGGGCCGAAGCTGATGTGGCTGCTGGCCGAGGTCGACGGGCTGCGTGAACGGGCCGAGCGGGGCGAGGTGCTCTTCGGCACCATGGAGACCTGGCTGATCTGGAAACTCACCGGCGAACACGTCACCGACGTGACAAACGCCAGCCGTACGCTGCTGATGGACCTGCGCACGCTGGACTGGGACCCGCAGATCCTGGACCTGATGGGGATCCCCTCGGCGATGCTGCCGCAGATCCGCTCCTCCGCCGAGATCTACGGTACGGCCACCGGCGTGCTCGACGGCGTACCGGTGGCCAGCGCCCTCGGCGACCAGCAGGCGGCCCTGTTCGGCCAGACCTGCTTCGAGCCCGGCGAGGCGAAGTGCACCTACGGCACCGGCAGCTTCCTGCTGCTCAACACCGGCACCGAGCCGGTCGTCTCCGGCCACGGCCTGCTGACCACGGTCGGCTACCAGATCGGCACCCAGCCGGCGACGTACGCGCTGGAGGGGGCGATCGCGGTCACCGGCTCGCTGGTCCAGTGGCTGCGGGACAACCTGGGATTGATCTCGGCCGCGTCGGAGGTGGAGGAGCTGGCCCGCAGCGTCGACGACAACGGCGGCTGCTACGTCGTACCGGCGTTCTCGGGTCTGTTCGCCCCGCACTGGCGCAGCGATGCGCGCGGGGTGATCGCCGGCCTCACCGGTTACATCACCAAGGGGCACCTGGCCCGAGCGGTGCTGGAGGCGTCCGCCTGGCAGACCCGCGAGGTGGTGGACGCGATGAACGCCGACTCGGCGGTGCCGCTGCACAGGCTCCGGGTGGACGGCGGGATGACCGGCAACGAGCTGCTCATGCAATTCCTCGCCGATGTGCTGGACGTACCCGTGATCCGGCCGGCGGTGACCGAGACGACCTGCCTCGGCGCGGCGTACGCCGCCGGCCTGGCGGTCGGCTTCTGGCCCGATCTGGAGACGTTACGGGCCCAGTGGCGTCAGGACGCGCAGTGGCAGCCGGCGATGGACCCGGATCACCGCAACCGGGAGCTACGCAACTGGCGCAAGGCGGTCGAGCGCACCCTCAACTGGACCGACGACTGA
- a CDS encoding DNA-processing protein DprA: MDRASAERAALVALLRQPGVSWSDIALDIQETGSAQALLDRLVSQRESLLPDETSANRMMAAAADDLRAWEAEGTGVHAFFDDPYPRQLRDIREMPPILFTRGTLDADSRAVAVVGSRSASDEGLRIAAAVSTSLARRQVTVVSGLAKGIDTIAHEAALTAGGRTVAVIGTGVRQHYPAANRRLQTHIADVGLVISQFWPDAAPTRQSFPMRNAVMSGYAAATVVIEAGWKSGARIQARLALQHGRPVVLTNQVMQNDWAQAFADNPGVYVVRSLVELLDVVEEILRRTPTAVDLENFPDLATL; encoded by the coding sequence ATGGACAGGGCGAGCGCCGAACGAGCCGCTCTCGTGGCGTTGCTCAGGCAGCCCGGGGTGAGCTGGTCGGACATCGCTCTGGACATCCAGGAGACCGGCAGCGCCCAAGCCCTGCTCGACCGATTGGTGAGCCAGCGCGAATCGCTGCTCCCCGACGAGACCTCAGCCAATCGCATGATGGCCGCCGCAGCGGACGACCTGCGCGCCTGGGAAGCCGAGGGCACCGGCGTACACGCGTTCTTTGACGACCCGTACCCGCGGCAACTGCGCGACATCCGCGAGATGCCGCCGATACTGTTCACCCGTGGAACACTCGATGCCGACAGCCGCGCGGTCGCGGTGGTCGGCAGTCGCAGCGCCTCCGACGAAGGGCTACGGATCGCGGCTGCGGTCTCGACGTCACTGGCCAGGCGGCAGGTTACGGTGGTCAGCGGGCTGGCCAAGGGCATCGACACCATCGCACACGAGGCAGCGCTCACGGCAGGTGGCCGGACCGTCGCGGTAATCGGCACCGGAGTCCGCCAGCACTACCCGGCCGCGAACCGACGGCTACAGACCCACATCGCGGACGTTGGTCTGGTGATAAGCCAGTTCTGGCCGGATGCGGCACCCACCAGACAGAGCTTCCCGATGCGTAACGCGGTGATGAGCGGCTATGCCGCCGCAACGGTTGTCATCGAGGCAGGCTGGAAGAGCGGCGCCCGGATCCAGGCTCGGCTCGCGCTGCAACACGGTCGACCGGTGGTGCTCACCAACCAGGTGATGCAGAACGACTGGGCGCAGGCGTTTGCCGACAACCCCGGGGTGTACGTGGTGCGAAGCCTGGTCGAACTGCTCGACGTGGTCGAAGAGATCCTGCGCCGTACGCCCACCGCCGTTGACCTGGAGAACTTCCCTGACCTCGCCACCCTCTGA